The Lacipirellula parvula genome window below encodes:
- a CDS encoding PEP-CTERM sorting domain-containing protein (PEP-CTERM proteins occur, often in large numbers, in the proteomes of bacteria that also encode an exosortase, a predicted intramembrane cysteine proteinase. The presence of a PEP-CTERM domain at a protein's C-terminus predicts cleavage within the sorting domain, followed by covalent anchoring to some some component of the (usually Gram-negative) cell surface. Many PEP-CTERM proteins exhibit an unusual sequence composition that includes large numbers of potential glycosylation sites. Expression of one such protein has been shown restore the ability of a bacterium to form floc, a type of biofilm.), whose protein sequence is MLLSGFEGDLTSSAGPAWATNLTRSYTAVGATQGATALQLTHGTGWTQDFILDGGAVAPLVAASTKFTLDATTPATSEWRQLFIVMQGAGLGWSQRGPWELPAGVTTPVTLDLQAEGFNTAAAAGDKSWWQIVLIVQGGDTGAPSQITTTIDNIRLNPVPEPATVGLALGGMIGMALVRRRRAA, encoded by the coding sequence ATGTTGCTCTCCGGATTCGAAGGAGACCTCACGTCATCCGCGGGCCCCGCCTGGGCGACGAATCTGACTCGTAGTTACACGGCGGTCGGAGCGACGCAGGGCGCCACGGCGCTACAACTCACGCACGGCACTGGTTGGACGCAAGACTTCATTCTCGACGGTGGAGCTGTCGCTCCGCTGGTCGCGGCCAGCACGAAGTTCACGCTCGACGCCACGACGCCGGCCACCTCGGAATGGCGGCAGCTTTTCATCGTGATGCAAGGCGCCGGCCTCGGTTGGTCGCAACGCGGGCCGTGGGAACTCCCGGCCGGCGTCACGACGCCGGTGACGCTCGACCTGCAAGCCGAAGGTTTTAACACGGCAGCCGCGGCGGGCGACAAATCGTGGTGGCAGATCGTGTTGATCGTCCAAGGCGGCGACACGGGAGCGCCGTCGCAAATCACCACGACGATCGACAACATTCGTTTGAACCCTGTGCCCGAACCAGCGACTGTCGGTTTGGCGCTCGGCGGAATGATCGGCATGGCGCTCGTCCGTCGACGCCGTGCTGCGTAA
- a CDS encoding DUF1559 domain-containing protein, which yields MNRDLPSRRRRVSAVRTQRHGFTLVELLVVIAIIGVLVALLLPAVQAAREAARRSQCTNSIRQLAIACVTYHDAKKSFPPALTYSEAALRARGNTPTANGMSGVDGNPYHGPNWAIMILPYIEQQPLYSQFNFKEYISADVNREPRGANLPTMLCPTDSAFNTQMYSAVAAQGGDNWARGNYGANSSLSHCKDGNLAFSPTQTEPAHIWFGTSSWGDLSWTRGVMGGNTALSIKQIADGTSNTVLLTELRAGLSPGDRRGIWAMGMAGASSVWAHSTDDCIGPNSCIAGADNILGSNRAVAEAGEGTLLQNCMGVSSGGSTSFQAAPRSQHVGGVNVAFADGSVSFITENIETHHGAGENIAYELTGFRDLGAWEKIMCSSDGGSFNRSEF from the coding sequence ATGAATCGCGATCTTCCTAGTCGCCGTCGACGCGTCTCAGCAGTTCGCACGCAACGACACGGCTTCACGCTGGTGGAATTGCTCGTCGTGATTGCCATCATTGGCGTCTTGGTCGCGCTATTGCTCCCGGCGGTGCAGGCCGCGCGCGAGGCCGCGCGGCGCTCGCAATGCACCAATAGCATTCGGCAACTCGCGATCGCGTGCGTTACCTACCACGACGCGAAGAAGAGCTTCCCGCCCGCGCTGACTTATTCTGAGGCGGCCCTGAGGGCCCGCGGGAACACCCCGACGGCGAACGGCATGAGCGGCGTCGACGGCAACCCGTACCACGGCCCGAATTGGGCCATCATGATTCTTCCTTACATCGAGCAGCAGCCGCTGTACTCCCAATTCAATTTCAAAGAATACATTTCCGCTGACGTCAATCGCGAGCCGCGCGGCGCTAACCTTCCGACGATGCTGTGCCCGACCGATTCGGCGTTCAACACGCAAATGTACAGCGCCGTTGCGGCTCAGGGCGGCGACAACTGGGCACGCGGCAACTACGGCGCGAATAGTTCGTTGTCGCATTGCAAAGACGGCAACTTGGCATTCTCGCCCACGCAAACCGAGCCCGCTCACATTTGGTTTGGCACTTCTTCTTGGGGCGACCTTTCGTGGACGCGCGGCGTGATGGGCGGCAACACAGCGCTGTCGATTAAGCAGATTGCCGACGGCACGTCGAACACGGTGCTTTTGACCGAACTGCGTGCTGGCCTAAGTCCCGGCGATCGTCGCGGCATTTGGGCAATGGGCATGGCGGGAGCGAGCAGCGTGTGGGCTCACTCGACGGATGACTGCATTGGTCCTAACTCATGCATCGCGGGAGCCGACAATATTCTCGGCTCCAATCGAGCCGTGGCCGAGGCCGGCGAGGGAACGCTCCTGCAAAACTGCATGGGCGTCAGTAGTGGCGGCAGCACCAGTTTTCAAGCGGCGCCGCGTAGCCAGCACGTCGGCGGCGTTAACGTTGCCTTCGCGGATGGGAGCGTATCGTTCATCACCGAGAATATTGAAACGCACCATGGCGCAGGCGAGAACATTGCCTACGAACTGACGGGCTTCCGAGATCTTGGCGCTTGGGAGAAAATCATGTGTTCCTCCGACGGCGGATCGTTCAATCGCAGCGAGTTCTGA
- a CDS encoding glycoside hydrolase family 44 protein — protein sequence MTFNAWRGLLAIGALQAALSLSSTPARAITPDNPGAADVRLTVNSLAKPARPISPYIYGMNFFAGSSLSNPVTLDRLGGNRWTGYNWETNASNAGSDWYHQSDNFLTNGQSNTAPGFAVLGSLQSAAAHDRALIVTVPTAGYAAADASGQTVTEAQAAPSSRWKEVVAQKTTKYPGASLSLTPNKTDGYVFTDEFVNWVEKTKQPGQEVFYSLDNEPGLWNSTHARLHPSQPTFAELRDKTIAHAAAIKNVNPNAKVFGGVGYGWQDFVQLQDAGDRVTSPSHPGGDESGELHFYEWLLKETAAAEAAQGRKLMDVLDFHWYPEATGGGVRIVENNNSPAVVAARVQAPRSLWDPTYVETSWISQWGTWSGSPGNPGPIKLLPRVQRDINDFNPGTRIGITEYNYGGTNHISGGIAQADALGVFGVQDVFAATFWSLHGDSQSQYAAGAFNMYLNYDGNGGSFGDESITAATSSLDQSAVYASLDSEDPNRMVLVAINRTAAAKTTALEVTHDQRFDLAEVYQLTSASATPQRVADIPIELVNAFLYTMPAYSVSTIVLRSGADGDFNLDGVVDGDDLSVWKTGYGTPSGATFRDGDNDRDGDVDGDDFLAWQQAASGSGSTTVQAAVPEPSCVALSLIALGMLSQRGRKPAARAATR from the coding sequence ATGACGTTCAATGCTTGGCGCGGACTTCTCGCCATCGGCGCACTCCAGGCGGCGCTCTCTCTCTCATCGACGCCGGCCCGCGCGATCACGCCCGACAATCCCGGCGCCGCCGACGTACGGCTGACGGTCAACTCGCTTGCCAAGCCTGCCCGGCCAATCTCGCCCTACATCTACGGCATGAACTTTTTCGCCGGCTCGTCGCTGAGCAATCCGGTGACGCTCGACCGGCTCGGCGGCAATCGCTGGACCGGCTACAACTGGGAAACCAACGCCTCGAACGCCGGCAGCGATTGGTATCACCAGAGCGACAATTTTCTTACCAACGGCCAAAGCAATACGGCACCCGGCTTCGCGGTGCTTGGCTCATTGCAGTCGGCCGCCGCGCACGATCGGGCCCTCATCGTCACTGTGCCGACCGCCGGCTATGCCGCCGCGGACGCATCCGGGCAAACGGTTACCGAAGCACAAGCGGCTCCGTCGTCCCGCTGGAAGGAAGTCGTTGCGCAAAAAACGACGAAGTATCCGGGGGCGTCGCTATCGCTCACGCCGAACAAAACCGACGGTTACGTGTTCACCGACGAATTCGTCAACTGGGTCGAGAAAACGAAGCAGCCGGGGCAGGAGGTTTTCTACAGCCTCGACAACGAGCCCGGCTTGTGGAACAGCACGCACGCGCGACTCCACCCGAGCCAACCCACGTTCGCTGAGCTCCGCGACAAGACGATTGCCCACGCGGCCGCGATCAAGAACGTGAATCCCAACGCAAAAGTCTTCGGCGGCGTCGGCTACGGCTGGCAAGACTTCGTGCAGCTACAAGACGCCGGCGACCGCGTGACGTCACCCTCGCATCCCGGCGGCGACGAGTCGGGCGAACTTCATTTCTACGAGTGGCTGCTCAAAGAGACCGCCGCCGCGGAAGCGGCGCAAGGCCGCAAGCTGATGGATGTGCTCGATTTTCATTGGTACCCGGAAGCGACCGGCGGCGGCGTCCGCATCGTCGAGAACAACAATTCGCCGGCCGTCGTCGCGGCGCGTGTCCAGGCGCCGCGCTCCCTGTGGGATCCGACGTACGTTGAAACGAGTTGGATCAGCCAATGGGGCACTTGGAGCGGCAGTCCCGGCAACCCGGGCCCGATTAAACTGCTGCCGCGCGTCCAGCGCGACATCAACGACTTCAACCCCGGCACGCGGATCGGCATCACTGAATACAACTACGGCGGCACGAATCACATTTCGGGCGGCATCGCTCAGGCCGACGCGCTCGGCGTCTTCGGCGTGCAGGACGTTTTCGCGGCGACCTTTTGGAGTTTGCACGGCGATAGCCAATCGCAGTACGCCGCCGGGGCGTTCAACATGTACCTCAATTACGACGGCAACGGCGGCAGCTTCGGCGACGAGTCGATCACCGCCGCAACGAGCTCGCTCGATCAGTCTGCGGTCTACGCCAGCCTCGATTCAGAAGATCCGAACCGCATGGTGCTCGTCGCGATCAACCGCACCGCCGCGGCGAAAACGACGGCGCTGGAAGTGACGCACGACCAACGGTTCGATCTCGCCGAGGTTTACCAACTCACCTCCGCCAGCGCGACTCCGCAGCGGGTCGCTGATATTCCAATCGAGCTGGTCAACGCCTTTCTCTATACAATGCCCGCCTACAGCGTTTCGACGATCGTGCTCCGCAGCGGGGCTGACGGTGATTTTAATCTCGATGGCGTGGTCGATGGCGACGATCTCTCTGTTTGGAAAACCGGCTACGGCACGCCAAGCGGCGCGACCTTCCGCGATGGCGACAACGACCGCGATGGCGACGTCGACGGCGACGACTTCCTCGCTTGGCAACAGGCCGCGTCGGGCAGCGGCTCTACGACTGTTCAAGCCGCCGTTCCCGAACCTAGTTGCGTCGCGCTGTCGCTCATCGCGCTCGGCATGCTCAGCCAACGGGGGCGAAAACCCGCAGCACGCGCGGCAACACGGTGA
- a CDS encoding diacylglycerol/lipid kinase family protein — translation MLVDTSQMRRLTAILNPQSDRGRTALLAEQMQQALAGRVELQLLKTTCRGEAVELATRAAAAGCDGVVAIGGDGTVHEVANGLLAIADSERPPLGVIPAGSGNDFAFALGIEKNLLRNVKLLADGQTRAVDAAIVETATGRRRYAINNLGALLEGEINLASHRLTWPRGSGLYLRAALQTLVRRPPIARLQLTVDGQRLKRESAILSISNGCRSGGKFYLMPDAKIDDGRFDYLVARPASRLRMLWEIYRSLGRERAASAWAEQGEFSAMTVESDLPFAAHVDGEPWLRPEEGERELKLTVLPRVLRVFAPVG, via the coding sequence ATGCTTGTCGATACTAGCCAGATGCGCCGCCTCACCGCCATCTTGAATCCGCAATCCGATCGCGGACGCACGGCGTTACTCGCAGAGCAGATGCAGCAGGCGCTCGCTGGTCGCGTGGAGTTGCAACTCCTGAAAACGACATGTCGTGGCGAGGCGGTGGAACTTGCCACGCGAGCGGCGGCCGCAGGATGCGACGGCGTCGTCGCGATTGGCGGAGACGGCACGGTTCATGAAGTTGCCAATGGACTGTTGGCGATTGCTGATAGTGAACGGCCGCCGCTGGGCGTCATCCCAGCCGGCTCGGGGAACGATTTTGCGTTTGCGCTGGGAATTGAGAAGAATCTGCTGCGGAATGTTAAGTTGCTGGCCGACGGCCAAACGCGCGCCGTCGACGCGGCGATCGTCGAAACCGCCACGGGGCGGCGTCGGTATGCGATCAACAACCTTGGCGCACTGCTAGAAGGCGAGATCAATCTCGCCAGCCACCGGCTCACTTGGCCGCGCGGTTCAGGATTGTATTTACGCGCTGCGCTGCAAACGCTGGTGCGCCGTCCGCCGATCGCCCGGCTGCAACTGACGGTCGACGGCCAGCGGCTCAAACGCGAGTCGGCGATTTTGTCGATCAGCAACGGGTGCCGCTCGGGCGGCAAGTTTTACCTCATGCCCGATGCGAAAATCGACGATGGGCGGTTCGACTACTTGGTCGCTCGGCCGGCGTCGCGATTGCGGATGCTGTGGGAAATCTACCGCTCGCTCGGTCGCGAACGCGCGGCCAGCGCATGGGCTGAGCAAGGCGAGTTCTCGGCGATGACCGTCGAGAGCGATTTGCCGTTCGCGGCTCATGTCGATGGCGAGCCGTGGCTGCGGCCGGAAGAAGGCGAGCGCGAGCTGAAGCTCACCGTGTTGCCGCGCGTGCTGCGGGTTTTCGCCCCCGTTGGCTGA
- a CDS encoding DUF4129 domain-containing protein: MPSATLPAAEEIRSSARLILERPEFQVETAPPGGSELVRFLEWTIELLLAPFRWLFNAMDGLPELLRWIIVFALAGLLILLLGHIFYTFATVLRPSTRRRTAEEILVSDEQRPADFEKLADAAAAERDYIGAIRCLFRAALLSLQQREQRRLRPGITNRELLARLRDPQLRDSLRSFVEVIDAGWYGRLPCGAGEYHRCREAYQSIRAYSEAKVDA; this comes from the coding sequence ATGCCCAGCGCCACGCTCCCCGCCGCTGAAGAGATTCGCAGTTCCGCGCGACTGATCCTCGAGCGCCCTGAGTTCCAGGTTGAAACCGCCCCGCCTGGCGGCAGCGAGCTGGTGCGCTTCCTCGAATGGACAATCGAGTTACTTCTCGCGCCTTTTCGCTGGCTCTTTAACGCGATGGATGGGCTGCCGGAGCTGCTTCGCTGGATCATTGTGTTCGCGCTAGCTGGTCTGCTCATCCTGCTACTGGGGCATATCTTCTACACGTTCGCGACCGTCCTCAGGCCATCGACTCGACGCCGCACTGCGGAAGAAATCCTGGTCAGCGATGAGCAACGGCCCGCCGATTTCGAAAAACTTGCCGACGCGGCGGCCGCCGAGCGCGACTACATCGGCGCCATCCGCTGCTTGTTCCGCGCGGCGCTACTCAGCCTGCAACAGCGTGAGCAGCGCCGCTTGCGGCCCGGCATCACCAATCGCGAGCTGTTAGCGCGGCTGCGCGACCCGCAGCTACGCGATTCGCTCCGGTCGTTCGTCGAAGTGATCGACGCCGGCTGGTACGGCCGTTTGCCATGCGGCGCCGGCGAGTATCACCGTTGCCGCGAGGCGTACCAATCGATCCGCGCCTACAGCGAGGCGAAGGTCGATGCTTAG
- a CDS encoding DUF4350 domain-containing protein has translation MLSARNVIVGVILLLLLSLGSAIWMAFTNVPGQDGWGADSRGVRAGGFRAAHDVLLSLGVAVDRQLIPSMTDAEHDSTFVIWAPMTTLVDMEPAHLTQLSRWVEQGGRLAVTRPAADRGLFAKARASANKNPKDVLTELGLPDVFFLETNVLPQGEVTDLVDEAAGRPWRQIGKNWLQEKSTKVRYVQVKLHGSCREWDGVNAICVPEKEAWSISYDEPQPVGRVTFVDKDDERRTLAAIFPVGKGEIAVMASPAIASNWLLGEADNSVLAFQLMTLGRSRVVFDEFYHGLTIRGNALWLFTQPGYAALALAILAVAGCWIWRSAVHLGPPIADRPVSRRSIAEYVEAMSRFMLRGRGSDRHLLSKLRSGTLWSLAESSGLPPDLDDVDRIAAAIARRDGKRSADFTRAIDQADRVLADAKANPAAILDAIRKVNACLSN, from the coding sequence ATGCTTAGCGCACGCAACGTCATCGTCGGCGTCATCTTGCTGTTGCTGCTGTCGCTGGGCAGCGCGATTTGGATGGCGTTCACCAACGTGCCTGGCCAGGATGGCTGGGGCGCCGACTCCAGGGGCGTCCGCGCCGGCGGCTTCCGGGCGGCTCACGACGTCTTGCTATCGCTGGGCGTCGCCGTCGACCGCCAGTTGATTCCGTCGATGACCGACGCGGAACACGATTCGACGTTCGTCATCTGGGCGCCAATGACAACCTTGGTCGACATGGAACCGGCCCACCTGACGCAGCTCAGCCGGTGGGTAGAGCAGGGGGGGCGCCTTGCCGTCACGCGGCCAGCGGCGGATCGCGGGCTGTTCGCGAAAGCTCGAGCATCGGCGAACAAAAATCCCAAGGACGTCCTCACCGAGTTAGGATTGCCTGATGTCTTCTTCCTCGAAACCAATGTGCTACCGCAAGGCGAAGTCACTGATCTGGTCGACGAAGCCGCAGGTCGGCCTTGGCGTCAAATCGGTAAGAATTGGCTACAAGAGAAATCGACCAAGGTGCGCTACGTCCAAGTGAAGCTTCACGGCAGCTGCCGCGAGTGGGACGGGGTCAACGCGATTTGCGTCCCGGAGAAGGAGGCGTGGTCGATCTCGTACGACGAGCCGCAGCCCGTCGGCCGCGTGACGTTCGTCGACAAGGACGACGAGCGCCGCACGCTCGCGGCGATTTTCCCCGTCGGCAAGGGAGAAATCGCCGTCATGGCGTCGCCAGCGATCGCCTCGAACTGGTTGCTCGGCGAAGCCGATAACAGCGTCCTTGCCTTCCAACTAATGACGCTGGGACGCTCGCGCGTCGTCTTCGATGAATTTTATCATGGACTCACCATCCGCGGGAACGCCCTCTGGCTGTTCACGCAGCCCGGTTACGCGGCGCTCGCACTCGCCATCCTCGCCGTCGCGGGTTGCTGGATCTGGCGGAGCGCGGTTCACCTCGGCCCGCCGATCGCCGATCGCCCTGTATCGCGGCGGTCGATTGCCGAATATGTCGAAGCAATGTCCCGCTTCATGCTCCGCGGCCGTGGCAGCGATCGGCATCTTCTCAGCAAACTGCGGAGCGGCACGTTATGGTCGCTGGCCGAATCCTCCGGCCTGCCGCCCGACCTCGACGACGTCGACCGCATCGCCGCCGCCATCGCCCGCCGCGATGGGAAGCGATCGGCAGACTTCACGCGCGCGATCGATCAGGCCGATCGCGTCCTCGCCGACGCCAAGGCCAACCCCGCAGCCATCCTCGACGCCATCAGAAAGGTAAACGCTTGTCTCTCGAACTAA
- a CDS encoding AAA family ATPase: MSLELTYRAIREEIAKVVFGQDETIELSLAALFSSGHILLEGPPGVAKTLLVRTIAAAMNLSYRRIQMTPDLLPNDITGSSIYRETSRDFEFRPGPVFTNFLLADEINRASARTQSALLEAMQEQSVTYDGVSRSLPDPFITFATQNPIEQEGTYPLPLAQLDRFMFKVIVTYPDTQDEIRVLKEHHATGGRSDPARMNVQPIVSPEDIVAARLEIRQTHVRDEVVDYACRLLQATRNDDSLAVGASPRSGLMLLMGAKSLARFAGRDYVTPDDVKHVLLPAMRHRVVLSAAAELEGATTDEVLANLIESVEVPR; encoded by the coding sequence TTGTCTCTCGAACTAACCTATCGCGCCATCCGCGAGGAGATCGCCAAGGTCGTCTTCGGCCAAGACGAGACGATCGAGCTGTCGTTGGCTGCGCTCTTCAGCAGCGGGCACATCTTGCTCGAAGGGCCGCCCGGCGTGGCGAAGACGCTGCTCGTTCGCACGATCGCCGCGGCGATGAACTTGTCGTATCGCCGTATCCAGATGACGCCCGACCTGCTGCCGAACGATATCACCGGCTCGTCGATCTACCGGGAAACGTCGCGCGATTTCGAATTTCGCCCGGGCCCGGTGTTCACGAACTTCTTGCTCGCCGACGAAATCAACCGCGCGTCAGCCCGCACTCAATCGGCGCTGCTCGAAGCGATGCAGGAACAAAGCGTGACCTACGATGGCGTCTCGCGGTCGCTTCCCGATCCGTTCATCACATTCGCAACGCAGAACCCGATCGAACAAGAAGGAACCTACCCGCTGCCACTGGCGCAGCTCGATCGGTTCATGTTCAAGGTGATCGTGACGTACCCCGACACGCAGGATGAAATCCGCGTGCTCAAGGAGCATCACGCCACTGGCGGGCGTTCCGATCCGGCCCGCATGAATGTGCAGCCAATCGTCTCGCCTGAAGACATCGTCGCAGCGCGGCTGGAGATTCGGCAAACGCACGTGCGCGACGAAGTGGTCGACTACGCCTGCCGACTGCTGCAAGCGACGCGTAACGACGACTCGCTCGCCGTCGGGGCGAGCCCTCGCTCGGGCCTCATGCTGCTGATGGGGGCCAAAAGTCTCGCCCGCTTCGCCGGCCGCGACTACGTCACGCCCGACGACGTGAAGCACGTGCTGCTCCCCGCGATGCGGCACCGCGTGGTGCTCAGCGCGGCGGCGGAACTTGAAGGAGCGACGACCGATGAAGTCCTCGCCAATCTTATTGAATCGGTCGAGGTTCCACGGTGA